The following are encoded together in the Streptomyces sp. NBC_01465 genome:
- a CDS encoding coenzyme F420-0:L-glutamate ligase has product MNTPTDAFTALALGPFPVIEPGDDLATAIIRVLAETEQHLQDGDILVVASKVVSISERRYVNLATVSPGEEALDLSARTGKSAEITQLILDESQGNFLATERGPIVAWHRLGFQLTSAGIDRAGTGGAWLLPSNDDVTGRGLRLAR; this is encoded by the coding sequence ATGAACACCCCCACCGATGCCTTCACCGCGCTCGCCCTCGGGCCTTTTCCCGTCATCGAACCCGGCGACGACCTCGCCACCGCGATCATCCGTGTACTCGCCGAGACCGAGCAGCATCTGCAGGACGGAGACATCCTCGTCGTCGCCTCGAAAGTGGTCTCGATCTCGGAGCGCCGCTACGTCAACTTGGCCACCGTCTCACCGGGAGAGGAGGCTCTCGATCTCTCTGCCCGCACCGGTAAATCAGCCGAGATCACTCAGCTCATTCTTGACGAATCCCAGGGCAATTTCCTTGCCACCGAGCGCGGCCCTATCGTCGCTTGGCACCGGCTGGGCTTTCAGCTGACCTCGGCCGGAATCGACCGGGCAGGAACCGGCGGCGCTTGGCTGCTGCCCAGTAACGACGACGTCACCGGCCGTGGACTTCGCCTCGCGCGGTAA
- a CDS encoding MFS transporter, whose product MKPSPRTSLWRHRDFRLYWTGQATDVLGSSLSSVAIPLVAVITLHATTWQAAVLAAVQKTPPLLFALPAGAWCDRVRKRPLMVATSLVCAVAMGSIPLAAAFGRLTLTQLWAAAFVVGSCHVLGASAGLSYIPQLLPEDRLLEANAKLASANTLADIGGPALAGALIGVIGAARAVAADSVSYLVTAWCTLRIHTPETAPPPRTEAPSLRREIRAGLAYTWRHPVIGPLVTTNAITSTVLAGTSAIWVVYLIRELHWSAQAFALVMSVGASGGFLASLATPHLTEWLGAGRVMITALTLAPTSQLPLLLAHPGLAGQLTVGGGLFVQLFGAVTHGLTQRTVRQRACAPDMQGRMQATGQWTAFGLRPFAALLAGSAGTALGLRTTLAIGACLLVLPPLRLALTPIRALRFATVP is encoded by the coding sequence ATGAAGCCGTCCCCGCGTACGAGCCTGTGGCGCCACCGGGACTTCCGCCTCTACTGGACGGGCCAAGCCACCGATGTGCTCGGCTCCTCGCTCAGCTCGGTGGCCATCCCGCTGGTCGCGGTCATCACGCTGCACGCCACGACCTGGCAGGCCGCCGTGCTCGCCGCCGTACAGAAGACACCGCCCCTGCTGTTTGCACTGCCTGCCGGCGCCTGGTGCGACCGGGTCCGCAAGCGCCCCCTGATGGTCGCCACCAGCCTGGTCTGCGCAGTGGCGATGGGATCCATTCCCCTGGCAGCCGCCTTCGGCAGGCTGACCCTCACCCAGCTGTGGGCGGCGGCCTTCGTGGTCGGCTCCTGCCATGTGCTCGGAGCATCGGCGGGCCTGTCCTACATCCCCCAGCTTCTGCCGGAGGACCGACTCCTGGAGGCCAATGCCAAACTCGCCAGCGCCAATACGCTGGCCGACATCGGCGGACCGGCCCTCGCCGGAGCACTGATCGGCGTGATCGGCGCCGCCCGCGCGGTCGCCGCAGACTCCGTCTCCTACCTCGTCACCGCCTGGTGCACCCTGCGCATCCACACCCCCGAGACCGCCCCGCCCCCACGCACAGAAGCCCCCTCACTGCGCCGCGAGATCCGAGCCGGCCTCGCCTACACCTGGCGCCACCCCGTCATCGGCCCCCTCGTGACCACCAACGCGATCACCTCCACCGTCCTCGCCGGCACCAGCGCGATCTGGGTCGTCTACCTCATCCGCGAACTCCACTGGTCGGCACAGGCATTCGCGCTTGTCATGAGCGTCGGCGCGAGCGGCGGATTCCTTGCCTCGCTCGCCACCCCACACCTCACCGAATGGCTCGGGGCAGGCCGGGTCATGATCACTGCACTCACTCTGGCGCCCACCAGCCAGCTGCCGCTCCTCCTCGCCCATCCGGGACTCGCCGGTCAACTCACCGTTGGTGGAGGCTTGTTCGTCCAGCTCTTCGGCGCGGTCACGCACGGCCTGACCCAGCGCACGGTCCGTCAGCGAGCCTGCGCACCTGACATGCAGGGCCGCATGCAAGCAACCGGCCAATGGACCGCTTTCGGGCTGCGCCCCTTCGCCGCGCTGCTCGCAGGATCCGCTGGCACCGCGCTGGGGTTGCGCACCACCTTGGCGATCGGCGCCTGCCTGCTCGTACTGCCACCACTACGGCTGGCCCTCACACCGATTCGCGCCCTGCGGTTCGCCACCGTCCCCTGA
- a CDS encoding bifunctional class I SAM-dependent methyltransferase/NUDIX hydrolase, with the protein MPVEAYPNPETWTAYGQFQLDRSYMPPLPEQLRWGFWDGVGPGDDVLGPVAGKRVLDIGSGAGHYAVHLARRHGARVDAVELSPTQHRRATGHFGDVPGVRFLNADVMEHLQNSQPYDAAYGICTLAGIDPHISLPALRNGLLPGAPLVFSVLHTNLHGHGPSATVAPREETVGLKGMERQPLQTWVLTTQVWEDLLTDYGFTVEAITQLPAPEPDNPVICQLIQARRRTVLPAQITSRPRTRRPPVPHAAIGVGAIVLGDRGLLLGRHQRGTLELPGGSVEVGECLEETVVRELAEETGISARPQDIVLLGTLVDHVGNVVRVTVGALVTAWQNEPATQPDESIGDWAWWPLDELPDGLFECSAQILAAWRPDLPIDHPPAHFTPYARRTTPSSDSGSAGT; encoded by the coding sequence ATGCCTGTCGAGGCGTACCCCAACCCCGAGACCTGGACTGCCTACGGCCAGTTCCAACTCGACCGGTCCTACATGCCACCCCTGCCCGAACAGCTGCGCTGGGGCTTCTGGGACGGCGTCGGCCCCGGCGACGACGTACTCGGCCCCGTAGCCGGAAAACGGGTCCTGGACATCGGCTCCGGAGCAGGCCACTACGCCGTCCACCTCGCCCGGCGTCACGGCGCACGCGTCGACGCGGTCGAACTCTCACCCACCCAACACCGGCGCGCCACCGGGCACTTCGGCGACGTACCCGGCGTCCGGTTCCTGAACGCGGACGTGATGGAGCACCTTCAGAATTCGCAGCCGTACGACGCGGCGTACGGCATCTGCACGCTGGCCGGAATCGACCCGCACATCTCACTGCCCGCGCTCCGCAACGGACTGCTCCCCGGCGCTCCTCTCGTCTTCTCCGTGCTGCACACCAATCTGCACGGGCACGGTCCCTCTGCCACCGTGGCCCCGCGCGAGGAGACGGTCGGCCTCAAGGGCATGGAGCGACAACCGCTGCAGACCTGGGTGCTGACCACGCAGGTGTGGGAAGACCTCCTGACGGACTACGGATTCACGGTGGAGGCGATCACCCAGCTCCCTGCGCCCGAGCCGGACAACCCGGTGATCTGCCAGCTCATCCAGGCCCGCCGCAGGACCGTTCTGCCCGCGCAGATCACCAGCCGTCCCCGCACACGTCGCCCGCCCGTCCCGCACGCGGCGATCGGCGTGGGCGCCATCGTTCTCGGCGACCGCGGTCTGCTCCTGGGCCGCCACCAACGCGGCACACTCGAGCTGCCGGGCGGATCCGTCGAGGTCGGCGAATGCCTGGAGGAGACGGTCGTGCGCGAGCTGGCCGAGGAGACCGGCATCTCCGCGCGACCCCAGGACATCGTGCTCCTGGGCACCCTCGTCGATCACGTCGGCAACGTCGTACGCGTCACCGTGGGCGCCCTCGTCACCGCCTGGCAGAACGAACCCGCCACCCAGCCGGACGAAAGCATCGGCGACTGGGCCTGGTGGCCGCTCGATGAGCTGCCCGACGGGCTGTTCGAGTGCAGCGCCCAGATCCTCGCCGCCTGGCGCCCCGACCTTCCCATCGACCATCCGCCGGCGCACTTCACCCCCTACGCCCGCCGCACGACGCCGTCATCCGACTCAGGAAGCGCGGGTACATGA
- a CDS encoding NUDIX domain-containing protein produces the protein MSDPVPELILPQHRLGLYERYYAQVESGRKTIEVRVRTPRMTRVAVGDVLVFHGEESGRELDVRATRITPYASFAELLAAEDTSRIDPDATREEQLANLRLIYPPEKEALGPLAIEFDHRPALAGQPMPLSAEAYVQTVPHHTVYACFYVRDDHERPVQLRSVYGGRAWQFPGGNTDSGEDPLETARRETAEETGLQLGQGHPRLLLMHYLHPGPRWPMGKIGFIFDGGTLTAERLRQIRLDPAEHDLWAIHGLDEWQRLMGKKAFARLEAVERARAGSGPHYLVTGPA, from the coding sequence ATGAGTGATCCGGTCCCCGAGCTGATCCTGCCGCAGCACCGGCTGGGCCTGTACGAGCGGTATTACGCCCAGGTGGAGTCCGGCCGCAAGACCATCGAAGTCCGGGTGCGCACGCCCCGGATGACACGCGTCGCGGTCGGCGACGTGCTTGTGTTCCATGGCGAGGAGTCGGGGCGCGAACTCGACGTGAGGGCCACGCGCATCACGCCGTACGCCTCGTTCGCCGAGCTGCTCGCCGCGGAGGACACCTCCCGCATCGACCCCGACGCCACGCGCGAGGAGCAACTCGCCAACCTGCGCCTCATCTACCCGCCCGAGAAGGAGGCGCTGGGACCGCTCGCGATCGAGTTCGATCACCGGCCGGCGCTCGCGGGCCAACCCATGCCGCTGTCCGCCGAGGCGTACGTCCAGACCGTTCCGCACCACACGGTGTACGCCTGCTTCTACGTGCGCGACGACCACGAACGGCCCGTTCAGCTGCGCTCGGTGTACGGCGGTCGAGCCTGGCAGTTTCCCGGCGGGAACACCGACTCCGGCGAGGACCCTCTGGAGACCGCGCGCCGTGAGACCGCCGAGGAAACCGGGCTCCAGCTCGGCCAGGGCCACCCCCGCCTGCTGCTCATGCACTACCTCCACCCCGGGCCCCGCTGGCCCATGGGCAAGATCGGCTTCATCTTCGACGGCGGCACCCTGACCGCCGAGCGGCTGCGGCAGATCCGCCTCGATCCGGCCGAGCACGACCTGTGGGCGATCCATGGCCTCGACGAGTGGCAACGTCTGATGGGCAAGAAGGCGTTCGCCCGCCTGGAGGCCGTCGAACGCGCCCGCGCCGGCAGCGGCCCGCACTACCTCGTCACCGGTCCCGCCTGA